In Luteitalea sp. TBR-22, one genomic interval encodes:
- the flhA gene encoding flagellar biosynthesis protein FlhA, whose product MSSHPKPFGPSQLLVPGVVLLVLALMVLPLPPVLMDLLLSVDIALSVVLLLTAVYVKDPIEFSVFPSLLLLLTLLRLSLNVASTRLILLHGNEGVDAAGHVIMSFGQFVVGGNFVVGIVVFLVLIAIQYVVINHGAVRISEVTARFTLDAMPGKQMSIDADLNAGTIDEKEAKRRRDNVRKEADFYGAMDGAIRFTQRDSLAALLITGVNIVAGLIIGVMQYEMELVDAARTFTILTVGEGLVTAIPSLLVSMSGGLITTRASSESSLGEDVAGQLLTRVQPLAIGAAFLFFMGLVPGLPKLAFFLVAAAFGLAAYMNREPAASDLSDEALDTGGAPIQAEPSVENLASVDPLAVEVGYALISLVDERQGGTLLQRVKSIRRQIATETGMIVPPVHVADNLQLGPRTYALLVKGVEVARADLMPDRLLAINPGTATAAIDGTNAREPAFGLPALWIRAEQREAATAAGYTVVDPTTALSTHLSEIIRNFLPDLLTRQHTKDMVDRVAQASPRLVDDLIPKLLGLGDVQRVLRQLLRERVPVKDLTTILEALADAGAQTKDPDQLNEAVRQALGRAICRQHQTDQGELPTINLAPSLEERLMQAIVRTEHGVVLAIDPNDAQHMASRIARALETAVAQPVLLCSPALRPHLWRLFTRVLPQMGVLSHSEVPPHVKVAPVAVLE is encoded by the coding sequence GTGTCCTCCCATCCCAAGCCGTTCGGGCCGTCCCAGTTGCTCGTGCCCGGTGTCGTCCTGCTGGTGCTGGCGCTGATGGTGCTGCCGCTGCCGCCGGTCCTGATGGACCTGCTGCTGTCGGTGGACATCGCCTTGTCGGTGGTGCTGCTGCTGACCGCCGTCTACGTGAAGGACCCGATCGAGTTCTCGGTGTTCCCGTCGTTGCTGCTGCTCCTGACGCTGCTGCGGCTGTCGCTCAACGTCGCGTCCACCCGCCTGATCCTGCTGCACGGCAACGAGGGGGTCGATGCCGCCGGCCACGTCATCATGTCGTTCGGCCAGTTCGTGGTGGGCGGCAACTTCGTCGTCGGCATCGTCGTGTTCCTGGTGTTGATCGCGATCCAGTACGTGGTCATCAACCACGGCGCGGTGCGCATCTCGGAAGTGACGGCGCGGTTCACCCTCGACGCCATGCCCGGCAAGCAGATGTCGATCGACGCCGACCTGAACGCCGGCACGATCGACGAGAAGGAAGCCAAGCGGCGTCGCGACAACGTCCGCAAGGAGGCCGACTTCTACGGCGCGATGGACGGCGCCATCCGCTTCACGCAGCGCGACTCGCTGGCGGCGCTGCTGATCACCGGCGTCAACATCGTCGCCGGCCTGATCATCGGCGTGATGCAGTACGAGATGGAACTGGTCGACGCGGCCAGGACCTTCACCATCCTGACGGTCGGCGAGGGCCTGGTGACCGCGATCCCCTCGCTGCTCGTCTCCATGTCGGGCGGCCTGATCACGACGCGCGCCTCGTCGGAGTCGTCGCTGGGGGAGGACGTGGCGGGGCAGTTGCTCACGCGCGTGCAGCCGCTGGCCATCGGCGCCGCCTTCCTGTTCTTCATGGGCCTGGTCCCCGGCCTGCCGAAGCTGGCCTTCTTCCTCGTCGCCGCGGCCTTCGGCCTGGCCGCCTACATGAACCGCGAGCCGGCGGCCAGCGACCTGTCCGACGAGGCGCTGGACACCGGCGGGGCGCCGATCCAGGCCGAGCCGAGCGTCGAGAACCTGGCCTCGGTGGACCCGCTGGCCGTGGAGGTGGGGTACGCCCTCATCTCGCTCGTCGACGAGCGGCAGGGCGGCACGCTGCTGCAGCGGGTGAAGTCCATCCGCCGGCAGATCGCCACCGAGACGGGCATGATCGTCCCGCCGGTGCACGTGGCCGACAACCTGCAGCTCGGGCCGCGCACGTATGCGCTGCTGGTCAAGGGCGTCGAGGTGGCGCGCGCCGACCTGATGCCCGACCGCCTGCTGGCCATCAACCCGGGGACCGCCACGGCGGCCATCGACGGCACCAACGCCCGGGAGCCCGCGTTCGGCCTGCCCGCCCTGTGGATCCGTGCCGAGCAGCGCGAGGCGGCCACGGCGGCCGGCTACACGGTGGTCGACCCGACGACGGCGCTGTCGACCCACCTGTCGGAGATCATCAGGAACTTCCTGCCCGACCTGTTGACGCGCCAGCACACCAAGGACATGGTGGACCGTGTCGCGCAGGCGTCGCCGCGGCTGGTCGACGACCTGATCCCGAAGCTCCTCGGCCTGGGCGACGTGCAGCGCGTGCTGCGCCAGCTGCTGCGCGAGCGGGTGCCGGTCAAGGATCTCACCACCATCCTGGAGGCCCTGGCCGACGCCGGCGCGCAGACCAAGGATCCCGATCAGCTGAACGAGGCCGTCCGGCAGGCGCTCGGCCGCGCCATCTGCCGGCAGCACCAGACCGACCAGGGCGAGCTGCCGACGATCAACCTGGCGCCGTCGCTCGAGGAGCGCCTGATGCAGGCCATCGTCCGCACCGAGCATGGGGTCGTCCTGGCCATCGACCCCAACGACGCGCAGCACATGGCGTCGCGCATCGCGCGGGCCCTCGAAACGGCGGTGGCACAGCCTGTGCTTTTGTGTTCGCCAGCACTGCGTCCGCACCTGTGGCGACTGTTCACCCGGGTGCTCCCGCAGATGGGGGTCCTCTCGCACAGCGAAGTGCCTCCGCACGTGAAGGTCGCACCGGTTGCCGTCCTCGAATAG